In Silene latifolia isolate original U9 population chromosome X, ASM4854445v1, whole genome shotgun sequence, the following proteins share a genomic window:
- the LOC141616835 gene encoding phytoene synthase 2, chloroplastic isoform X1, whose amino-acid sequence MSVHLLWVISPTTELYTGFGLTESLSAHSIFDGRPRRRMCVKRQHKWISSSLNVEKQRMRGGFPVLSSIVANPTRDVTVMSSEQKVYDVVLKQAALVDRELRSRDALDLDIKPDIAVPGTLSLLGEAYDRCGEVCAEYAKTFYLGTLLMTPEKRRAIWAIYVWCRRTDELVDGPNASHITATALDRWESRLEDLFSGCPFDMLDAALSNTVAKFPIDIQPFKDMIEGMRMDLRKSRYENFDELYLYCYYVAGTVGLISVPVMGIAPESKATTETVYNSALALGIANQLTNILRDVGEDARKGRVYLPQDELAQAGLSDEDIFVGKVTDKWRNFMKKQIKRARTFFDEAERGVAELSPASRWPVWASLLLYRQILDEIEANDYNNFTKRAYVSKAKKWLALPFAYAMSMMHLKTPSSLAKA is encoded by the exons ATGTCTGTGCATTTATTATGGGTTATCTCTCCAACCACAGAGCTGTACACTGGCTTTGGCTTAACTGAGTCATTGTCAGCTCATTCAATTTTCGATGGGaggccaaggagaaggatgtGTGTTAAGAGACAACATAAGTggatttcttcttctttgaatGTGGAGAAACAAAGAATGAGAGGGGGATTCCCTGTGCTATCGAGCATAGTAGCCAATCCAACAAGGGATGTCACAGTTATGTCGTCCGAGCAAAAGGTGTATGATGTTGTCTTGAAACAGGCAGCCTTGGTAGATAGGGAGTTGAGATCAAGGGATGCTCTTGATCTTGATATTAAACCGGATATTGCTGTTCCTGGGACTCTAAGCTTGCTTGGAGAGGCGTATGATCGGTGTGGTGAAGTTTGTGCTGAGTATGCAAAGACATTTTACTTGG GAACTCTACTTATGACCCCTGAGAAACGACGGGCTATTTGGGCaatttatg TGTGGTGTAGGAGGACTGATGAGCTTGTAGATGGGCCTAACGCTTCACATATCACAGCTACTGCTTTGGATAGGTGGGAATCACGATTGGAAGATCTTTTCAGTGGCTGTCCATTTGATATGCTTGACGCTGCCTTGTCCAACACTGTGGCCAAGTTTCCCATTGATATTCAG CCATTTAAAGATATGATCGAAGGAATGAGGATGGATCTGAGAAAATCAAGATACGAGAACTTCGATGAGCTGTACTTGTATTGTTATTATGTTGCTGGCACAGTTGGGTTGATCAGTGTTCCTGTTATGGGGATAGCACCCGAATCAAAGGCAACAACAGAAACTGTGTACAATTCTGCTCTAGCTCTAGGGATCGCAAATCAGCTTACCAACATACTGAGAGATGTTGGAGAAGA TGCAAGGAAAGGAAGAGTATATTTGCCGCAAGATGAGTTGGCACAGGCGGGTCTTTCCGATGAAGACATATTTGTCGGAAAGGTTACTGACAAATGGAGAAATTTCATGAAAAAACAGATCAAGCGAGCTAGGACTTTTTTCGATGAAGCGGAAAGAGGAGTTGCAGAGCTCAGTCCAGCAAGCCGATGGCCA GTTTGGGCGTCGCTGCTTCTTTATCGTCAGATACTGGACGAGATTGAAGCGAATGACTACAACAACTTCACAAAGCGGGCTTACGTTAGCAAAGCAAAGAAATGGCTAGCATTGCCGTTTGCTTATGCCATGTCCATGATGCATTTGAAAACGCCATCTAGTCTTGCCAAGGCATAG
- the LOC141616835 gene encoding phytoene synthase 2, chloroplastic isoform X2 codes for MCVKRQHKWISSSLNVEKQRMRGGFPVLSSIVANPTRDVTVMSSEQKVYDVVLKQAALVDRELRSRDALDLDIKPDIAVPGTLSLLGEAYDRCGEVCAEYAKTFYLGTLLMTPEKRRAIWAIYVWCRRTDELVDGPNASHITATALDRWESRLEDLFSGCPFDMLDAALSNTVAKFPIDIQPFKDMIEGMRMDLRKSRYENFDELYLYCYYVAGTVGLISVPVMGIAPESKATTETVYNSALALGIANQLTNILRDVGEDARKGRVYLPQDELAQAGLSDEDIFVGKVTDKWRNFMKKQIKRARTFFDEAERGVAELSPASRWPVWASLLLYRQILDEIEANDYNNFTKRAYVSKAKKWLALPFAYAMSMMHLKTPSSLAKA; via the exons atgtGTGTTAAGAGACAACATAAGTggatttcttcttctttgaatGTGGAGAAACAAAGAATGAGAGGGGGATTCCCTGTGCTATCGAGCATAGTAGCCAATCCAACAAGGGATGTCACAGTTATGTCGTCCGAGCAAAAGGTGTATGATGTTGTCTTGAAACAGGCAGCCTTGGTAGATAGGGAGTTGAGATCAAGGGATGCTCTTGATCTTGATATTAAACCGGATATTGCTGTTCCTGGGACTCTAAGCTTGCTTGGAGAGGCGTATGATCGGTGTGGTGAAGTTTGTGCTGAGTATGCAAAGACATTTTACTTGG GAACTCTACTTATGACCCCTGAGAAACGACGGGCTATTTGGGCaatttatg TGTGGTGTAGGAGGACTGATGAGCTTGTAGATGGGCCTAACGCTTCACATATCACAGCTACTGCTTTGGATAGGTGGGAATCACGATTGGAAGATCTTTTCAGTGGCTGTCCATTTGATATGCTTGACGCTGCCTTGTCCAACACTGTGGCCAAGTTTCCCATTGATATTCAG CCATTTAAAGATATGATCGAAGGAATGAGGATGGATCTGAGAAAATCAAGATACGAGAACTTCGATGAGCTGTACTTGTATTGTTATTATGTTGCTGGCACAGTTGGGTTGATCAGTGTTCCTGTTATGGGGATAGCACCCGAATCAAAGGCAACAACAGAAACTGTGTACAATTCTGCTCTAGCTCTAGGGATCGCAAATCAGCTTACCAACATACTGAGAGATGTTGGAGAAGA TGCAAGGAAAGGAAGAGTATATTTGCCGCAAGATGAGTTGGCACAGGCGGGTCTTTCCGATGAAGACATATTTGTCGGAAAGGTTACTGACAAATGGAGAAATTTCATGAAAAAACAGATCAAGCGAGCTAGGACTTTTTTCGATGAAGCGGAAAGAGGAGTTGCAGAGCTCAGTCCAGCAAGCCGATGGCCA GTTTGGGCGTCGCTGCTTCTTTATCGTCAGATACTGGACGAGATTGAAGCGAATGACTACAACAACTTCACAAAGCGGGCTTACGTTAGCAAAGCAAAGAAATGGCTAGCATTGCCGTTTGCTTATGCCATGTCCATGATGCATTTGAAAACGCCATCTAGTCTTGCCAAGGCATAG